Below is a window of Pagrus major chromosome 21, Pma_NU_1.0 DNA.
GTTCTTTCCTCGTCTGTCTGGTCAAGTTATTTCCCTCAAAACATGGATTCATCAATGCTCACACCAAGTGTTCATTTCTTCTTATTTTATACCACAGTACTGTTGCTGCTTCTAATAATAGAAAACATCACACAtattacataaaacatttttgtagtTCATACAAGGGACAGTAAATTTGAAATGtatcataaatgtgttttaatgttcagatgtttaaTCTCAAGGCTGCAGTGGTCTAGATAAAAAAGGTACAGCTACAACTTTGAGTTTTCATATCTTCTAATCTTGTTATTAAcctgaaaacacaatatttcaccCAACATGGCTGCTGAGCTTCTCAAGAAAACCAATAAATGATCTGTTCTAACTGGCACCATAAACTGTAATACTATAAATGATATCAACACTGTTGCTGGAAGTGTTCAAACAGTTTCAGTAAAAATCTGATGAACACCGTGAGTGAGCTGACACTGCAGGGGAGATATGGGTGCATCTCATTCTTAAGCACCCTCCGTGGTGTGTTTAGACACACTAAATTTAACATTGATGACACTGtaagctgaaaaacacacagcatgaaTCAGAtattacagacattaaaaactTCCAAGTCTTCAATTTGACTTTCATTTCATGGTTCAAACTTTCAAATCTTACTActacttactttaaaaacaagGACTCAGTTCTATAAATTATGATGAGGACAGCTTTAAAGAATTAGTCATATCAGTCACCAGCGACAAGACATTTATTTGTATAAATATTGTGTATTATGTAAAGACTTCAAGAATCCTTAAATTAGTTGAATTTATCATGACGTTCTGTGGTTGGTGCTTATTGGAATTACAGTATCCTAAACGTGATCTCAAATCATTTCAGGAAATACTTGCATATAAATTACTCATCGTTTAAATCATCATCATGTGTTGATGAGGACATTTTGTGGCTATGGACTCCGACTTTTCAGCTTTAAGTCTCATCTCACCTGGCCACCGACTCGAGCTTGTCAAAGAACTGCGCCTCGACCATGGAGACCTCGTCGATGATGAGGTGTCGGCAACtggtccagtgctgcagcaccccGGGCCTCTGAGCCAGCTCGATACACTGCTCCAGCGGGGCCGAGCCGGAGCCAATACCTGGAAGGAAAGAGCATGCATACACAAGATGGAAAGACAGCTGGTCAGAGGGGACGCCAATACGCAATTCACACCCtctaatgtactgtacattaagatttaattaaaaacattaaccctaaccctgcagCTCTACTTAGATACCAGACTCAAATATCTTTGACTTTATAGAAAATGTCACACACTGGTTCTCTAGAgcgaggatttgctgctttgctCTGTGCATTTGTTCActattatttgacatttaaaaagggaatatataatattaatataatatatatacattttaattgaaaatacacaacaaaaatGATCAGAATGTGAATGAATGGCTGTAAAGGtttatgtattatgttgcagagatatctactgaagttagcacgctTAACAGCTAGCATTGTAAATGCTAATACTCCCATAGtcccaagctcccagtccaaacagctagctgcacagctagctgagctaactagctaagggtagttagcagttactctggtgatatgctgccctctctttgttttgagtatgaatttgacaggcagccaattcttacatattgcacctttaaatactaAATGCttcatcaagaaaataatcagcagattaaccAGTAATTAAGATTATTAAGTGAAGTTATTCGCTGCCCTGCTGATTCTGACGCATGTTCTTCTTTACAAGAACACATGTCTGTCAACATAACACAGCTGAATTTCAGAATAAGCCTCTGATGAAACCACCAAATTGACCAATTATTTGAACAACATACATTATGACTTGTGGCTGCCGGGGTGAAAAACAACATCTCTGCATCTCTCACCACTAATAACAGGGCCATTTCCAGAGACTCATTTGTGTCAGTCTTACGTAAAACCAATTTAATCTCGTCTGAGACACGACGACTCACCGGCAAAGTTGTGTAACGTCGTTCCTCCGATGTGACATGCTGCCACTCCTGTGCTGGCTGTGGCAAAAGTGCTTTTCGGAGGAAGAGATCCCATGATTCTCTTCAGCAAGAAGGACTTTCCTGTACCTgatgaacacatttaaaaagagcTTAGAGAAGACACGCAAATATATAAGTTGTTTTTCGACAGAGAAAAACACCATGAATGTGTCATGATAGGAGACtgttaatgtgaaaaaagagTATCTTTAGACATCTACACAGTTGTATtgaaaatcattattattacttattaaaggggcactatgtaactcaaactcagaatttttatatttacaatttattttttccataactgaataaacaagctgttctcagaggaaaataaggtcccagaacactgtttgaagctagaaaggtggcggggtccgccacatataaacaaagtaaaacagtaagaaaCTGTGTTGTCCATGGTCTGGTGTAgtggttgttttattttacttgttcgtgcttatgtgttgtgtttttattgtttgctcTTTTTAATGCCATCAAGCTGCCAGGGACTGTATGGCTAAATCTGGCACATTTACATGATAGTCTCTGGTgctcatgttaattaatgtgcattgtcccttctttaaataaaataaacattaaacttaCCTGCACTTCCTGTGAAGAAGACGTTCTTCCCACTCAGCACAGCACTGAGGACAGCCGCCTGCTCTTTATTCAGCTTTCTTGAGGGCAGAGACAGGATGGGTTTCTTACTGGGGTTGGCCTTCACCTGAAATAttcaacacacagcacaaagaGAGTATTGAACCGACCCAGGAGGGAGAAGTTGGTGCAGTGGTCTGCTGTGTGATGATgctcaggtgtttcatgtgtgtgatCGACTCACTGGACTGAAGTTACTGTCACTCCTCGACCTTTTGACCTGCTGTCCTGTCCCTGCCACAGTCTTGTTGGTGCGGTCTGCCAGCCCTTTGGGAGCCTCTTTACTCCTCAGCTCATTGACCTTCTGGATATCTTTCTGCTGCAGGGGGCTGATGGCCTCGAAGCTGCGGGGCAGACCTGCTTTCAGCTTCTCTCTGTTGCTCAGAGGCTTGCTGCTCTGCCAGGCCTGGTGTTTGATGCTCAGGGTTTTGAGGAAGAGGCTCAGCCGGTCTGGGGGACAGTTGGACATGAGCACCTGGATGTTCTCAGGGAGCAGCTTGACGGTGCACTTCCCTTCTTTGGCGAACCTGGTGAAGAGTTTGAACTCTTTCAGGCAGTAACTCTGCGGGACTCTGCCGTCGTGGACCCGGAGGATGATCTCCTGGAACTCGTTCCGGCccaggatgacagaggctttaCGGATGAGCTGCCTCCGGGTGGCCTGTCCGGAGGAGTTCAGCTGCTCCACCGTCACACAGCACTGCAGCTGGGCTTCGTCCTCCCCGGATAACATGGCTGCTATACACAACAGTacacaaactgtgtttaaacGGTAGCTGATTCATCCATTGAACACAAACATCGCGAGATTATAATGTAATGCGTGACAgaaataaactttaaatgtaGTTACGGGTAAGTTAAACCTCTCACCTTTGTTTTGAAACAGGCTTTGTCcaaatcttcttcttctctcttcctctccgcaCAGCTGCTCCTCAGTCTGTGAACGCCAGCACCGATTTTCAAATTGTCAGTGCGTGCAACCAGCCAATAGCTGAGCCGCGCTGCTGGCcaatcaggaggaggagatttAACAAAGCAACCAATGAAAGACGAGAAGGGGCGTCCCCTTTGGCTGCACAGACCAATCGCAGGTATTATAGCCGACGACGtcatatttgagtgaaaaacaCATGGCTAACCGGAAATGGAGAACAACTTCACAATAACGGCGCTGTTTTCAAGTGAAATGGATGaaatacagacatttaaagTCGGCTTTTATTTGCCTGAACTCATGTGGTTCAAGTTTAAGTTGTACCTGGTGAATGAAATAACGAGGTATGGAAGCCCTAAAtggccatgcattcatacattttatttcctccgttttcccgtaataacgagttaatttcatttattttctcgagatctcgagtttttatctcgaaataacaactaccgttttcccgagataacgggataattttctcttgatctcgagataacgaaactttgttttcctgagataacgggataattttctcgagataacgaaactttgttttcctgagataacgggataatttaaaacggaggaaataaaatgtatgaatgcatggcactttagggcttccgtacaaatGTGTGTCTTGATTAATtagttttttccctttttttaattattccccccccccccgaaaTTCAGTATTCTACTACAAGTACTACTAGTGCAACCCTAGTTAGTacattgcattttcattttttttttaaatgatattttattatatattttgctTTACTGATTGTGTGCCCAGGTGGTGAATTATATAATATCAGTAGGAATGATTCCACAGTATTGTTTTTGGACTTGCAGAATTAAATTTGCTGTTGAATACAATAATTACTTCATCGTCATTTATAACGCTTTAACTATtatttaatttgtgtatttacatgtgtAACATTTAAGTTGCATTTTATGTCCCCTTTCCTAAGAGTAAATAATAGTTCCTACCTGCCAATGTTTTAGGAGGGGCAGGAATGAGTGAAACAGCGCTGAGTAGTATCAGAGACATTACAGAGAACATGAGCAATGAGGAGCATTGTTATGAACCCAGAGAGAGTGAAGTTGGGTGTACACTCTCCTGCCGTGTTTGTGTCGATTACaagaaatttaaagaaaaataataatagataaAGTGCAGCCTGCTTATATCCAACACCCGGGAATGACTTGAGAATGCTACCAAACCAAGAAACAGGTTTACAGTCGTATTACTTGTCAGTTGTAATTCTACCTGGTGGGCATATAATGTATTAAAGAACATGATTTTTAATAACTGTTTtctctgtgaggtcacagtgataATCCACTGCTGGCCATGTGGAAAGAATAAAAGGATGAGTAATggagagagatgaaagaaagaagGGTGCTTTCATACTTTAAGGGAGACATACtatgcacattttcaggttcataattttgcATTAattgggttactactagaatagctttacatgttttaatgctttaaaaaacatcatttttctcAGACTGCccaaacgctctgttttagctcctgtctctttagtacccagtctcctctgattggtcagctcacacacgcctgagccagcatcaCTAACAGACCAGCTGTGCTCTTTTAGTGTGTATTAACCTTTTCAAATTTCCGGGCAAATAGGCCTACCGATTAAACTGAATCACtaatcatttgaaatgttttgcaaaaacaaatcagCTCTGGGATCATCATCATTAGCTTGTGTTATTAGTGGTGCAGTTGCAGTAAATCCttaaaaaagcagaatataAAGGGAAAGGAATAGAAAAGTCTAGCCAGTCTGTGATTTTAAAGGGCTAATGATTAAATGTGTAAGGACTACGATGTTATCTCTTTAATATGTGTAATATTCTAGGTCatgactgttttttcttttccatacGTCTGCAGCGCTGACATCATTCAGTTGTgctcatgaatattaatgacGGAGGTTATGATGACAAAATGAGCCACAATCAAAGGTTAACAAGGAGGTTCTTCTTCACTGAAATGCTTCATGTCAGACACCTGTGATGACTCACCATCACAGTCTAATTAATTTctaataatacacacacacacacacacattccgCATAGCAATGaaccatttgtcattttcacatcGCTGTACTTTCTGTAGACCGTGTGAATCTTCCCAGAACTTGCTGAGGTGGGAGAACGTACGTCCACAGTCGAGCAGCTGTCATTAGACACGGTTGACTGAACCCAATACATCTCAATGTGACAAACACCCTTATCTCTCTGGAGGGGTACAATGAACTGTGACAGGATCGGTGAGGGTGTCTGATCAGTGTGACTGGAGAATTAGAGCCTCACATACACACTAACTATCTGCCAGGATCTTGCTGATGTCTCCAAAAACCAAATGGTGATGGGAAAGAAGAAGTAATGACGCGAGTTGATTCATAAAGCAGAACATGATCACAACCTACCCcagactttttgacattttgatatttggaaGAGTCTTAGTGGGTGACTTGTAGACAACccttctctcttttactgaaaagtgtgtgttaaagtaaaaataacaagTCAAGTTGCCATTAATATTCCTCACTTTTGGCTTCTTGAGTCACTGTCCATGAGATGCCACATCCCGAGCCTGTGATATGGGCTAATTAGTGCTGCTGCAGGGCAACATATAATTTAGAAATGTATCTATTCCCCTTTTTTAAGTGTTGAAAAGTACAATGGCATCTTAAAGCTGCATGAATGGATTTTTAGCCATTAGGGGGCAGAAAAACTCCTAAACAGGCCGACAGCCTctatatttgtaaaatatattataaaattgTTGTGGTTAATAGAGCAGATTAGAgcagacacaaagcaacattatcacCCCACTGGAGTTTCTTGCTAATTGCTAACTCTGTCGTTCTCCGACCCTGTCACATGAAACAGTCATTTGATTCAgcgttaaaggagcactatgtagttttgggggagaaattCTGCCTTATCAAACCAAAAACTCACTTCATTTTCGCgattaaataaactgaaaaaacaaagtgacgttaaaagacaacacattttcatactgtttcactctgtttatagttggcggaccctgccacctttctagcttcaaacagtgttctggggacctaattttcctctgagaacagcttgtttattcagttatggtaaaataaatattattgagtttgtattattacatcagtaatattgtaaatattaaaatgctaagtttgaatttcttctctaataCTACATAGTACCCCTTTAATGTAAGGAATATAGAGAAATGCAGCTGTAAAGACGTTGTCAGGGCTCAGTACGTGGTCTTAACATCTAATCTGTGCCATGAATCTAACTTGCAATAGACACGGTTTTTGCTTAAACTTATCATTATAAAGTAAAGTGTTTGGCCTTCAACCTTGGTCCTAAAAATTTCCGCTGAATTTTACAACGTGTTCAGCAGAACGAGACAGCATCTTAAAGCAATGAAAAGTTTCCATCTTGGAGAGCATTCATGAGGATTCAATATTCCTGTTATGAAAAGCAACACGCTGTGCGTCAGGCAGGTGCTCACTAACAGTTCAATTGGTTAACATTTGAGTTGTAATCCGAGGTGGTTTGTTCCCCTGCGGGCTGTGGATTCCAGTATGCAGGTTTTAAGTTGACTGTGCTTGTATGATCAGAACAGAAGGAACATTTATAGTAAACATGAGCCTCTGATGTTCCGCAGATACTCCGGCCTGCATGGTAAGCACGAGCACGACACATCACGGGGCTCTGTCGAAACCACAACAACCTCTAATACTCTGTATTCCAGATAAACAGAGCGAG
It encodes the following:
- the pif1 gene encoding ATP-dependent DNA helicase PIF1, which codes for MLSGEDEAQLQCCVTVEQLNSSGQATRRQLIRKASVILGRNEFQEIILRVHDGRVPQSYCLKEFKLFTRFAKEGKCTVKLLPENIQVLMSNCPPDRLSLFLKTLSIKHQAWQSSKPLSNREKLKAGLPRSFEAISPLQQKDIQKVNELRSKEAPKGLADRTNKTVAGTGQQVKRSRSDSNFSPVKANPSKKPILSLPSRKLNKEQAAVLSAVLSGKNVFFTGSAGTGKSFLLKRIMGSLPPKSTFATASTGVAACHIGGTTLHNFAGIGSGSAPLEQCIELAQRPGVLQHWTSCRHLIIDEVSMVEAQFFDKLESVARSVRRSTEPFGGIQLIICGDFLQLPPVSKGKEKASFCFQARSWRKVIQLNMELTEVRRQTDQSFISLLQAVRVGRVTEEVTAKLMESAYHHIERDGILATRLCTHKDDVALTNENKLQQLPGSVRVFEALDSDPALVNTIDAHSPVSRLIQLKVGAQVMLTKNLDVARGLVNGARGVVVAFESGKHGLPRVRFLCGVTELLKPERWVFKSGGGIHLSRQQLPLKLAWAISIHKSQGMTLDCVEISLARVFESGQAYVALSRARNLEGLRVMDFDPRVVRADPDVLVFYKKLRKERLLMQASMDDFVGNSNKENRW